A stretch of the Teretinema zuelzerae genome encodes the following:
- the dnaN gene encoding DNA polymerase III subunit beta produces the protein MKFSFDRDSLLKEIVIAQEIIATKNAISILSNVLLEAQNGSLIIRATDIKVHFETRIPVDVQEAGSTTVFCDKFMSILSSLPSGEIEFEQNDIKINIKPVTKKAKFQLKSITSDKFPETTSSEGISFFDVPVKEFKEMINQTVFSVSDDETRYFMNGVFMEKKNDELLLVATDGRRLAYISKNFGFSLPDFKGIIIPPKILSIINKRATDEGPIAIGVGEKNIFFRFANYEFSSVLIEGQFPNYNRVIPESQSSSFSVDSKDLLEALKRVALLVEQKSRRIYLNVGPGTLTISSQETEIGTAREEIPCRYDGEELTIALNYLYVEEPVKVIGTERVTFEFTEAMKAITIKADPDKDFFHIVMPMQME, from the coding sequence ATGAAATTTAGCTTTGACAGGGATTCATTATTAAAGGAAATAGTAATTGCTCAAGAAATTATCGCGACTAAAAACGCTATATCGATATTATCAAATGTGTTGTTGGAAGCACAAAACGGATCTCTCATAATCAGGGCGACTGATATTAAAGTTCATTTTGAAACTCGAATTCCCGTGGATGTCCAGGAAGCCGGTTCAACTACGGTATTCTGCGACAAATTCATGAGCATTCTTTCATCTCTTCCTTCCGGCGAAATCGAATTTGAACAAAACGACATCAAGATCAACATCAAGCCCGTCACCAAAAAAGCTAAATTTCAATTAAAAAGCATAACAAGCGATAAGTTTCCTGAAACGACTTCTTCCGAAGGAATCAGTTTTTTCGACGTTCCGGTGAAAGAATTCAAGGAAATGATAAATCAAACGGTTTTTTCCGTTTCTGACGATGAAACGCGTTATTTCATGAACGGCGTTTTCATGGAAAAGAAAAACGATGAACTGTTGTTAGTAGCTACTGACGGACGCCGTCTGGCATATATTTCCAAGAACTTCGGATTTTCGCTGCCTGATTTCAAGGGAATCATTATTCCTCCGAAAATCTTATCGATCATCAATAAGCGCGCTACCGACGAAGGTCCGATAGCCATCGGCGTAGGTGAAAAGAATATTTTCTTCCGGTTTGCTAATTACGAATTTTCTTCCGTTCTCATAGAGGGACAGTTTCCCAACTATAACAGGGTAATTCCTGAATCCCAATCCAGTTCATTCAGCGTCGACAGCAAGGATTTATTGGAAGCGTTGAAACGTGTCGCTTTGCTTGTTGAGCAGAAATCCAGAAGAATCTATCTCAACGTCGGACCGGGAACTCTAACAATCAGTTCGCAGGAAACAGAAATCGGAACCGCCCGCGAAGAAATTCCCTGCAGATACGACGGAGAAGAACTGACTATAGCGTTGAATTATTTATATGTTGAAGAGCCGGTCAAAGTTATCGGAACGGAACGGGTAACCTTCGAGTTTACCGAAGCTATGAAGGCCATAACGATTAAAGCCGATCCGGATAAAGACTTTTTCCATATCGTTATGCCGATGCAGATGGAATAG
- the recF gene encoding DNA replication/repair protein RecF (All proteins in this family for which functions are known are DNA-binding proteins that assist the filamentation of RecA onto DNA for the initiation of recombination or recombinational repair.): MPFLSVSYTSFRNIADTTIDLLSKEVYFIGDNGQGKSNILESLYMASYGSSFRTRDDSEIVRTGNSQYGIRAIFRDQKERTNTIHVSWKDGKKRIEKNAKQIIDRKELVDTVPCVLFCHDDLDFAIGTPERKRFFIDQSLSMYDSSYIDIHRQYKKILKSRNCLLKDKKADLLDVLDVQLAQTGLQVIQKRRKTIANFNQVFARLYQEVSGISGVHIEYSPSWKSEDEHSIVQQLIERREQDLLINTTLTGPHRDRIRYVIGKTPYVPTASTGQRRLLSLILRTAQAQFYTELTGRLPVLLMDDVMLELDPDKRQRFTSVLPEYDQLFCTFLPGEPYERYKRSTTRVFDVSGGEFNVR, translated from the coding sequence GTGCCCTTTCTTTCTGTTAGTTATACGTCCTTTCGAAATATTGCCGATACAACAATAGACCTCCTTTCGAAGGAGGTCTATTTTATTGGCGATAACGGACAGGGTAAAAGCAATATTCTCGAAAGCTTGTACATGGCATCGTATGGATCATCCTTTAGAACGAGGGACGATAGCGAAATTGTTAGAACAGGCAATTCCCAGTATGGAATACGCGCGATTTTTCGGGATCAAAAAGAACGGACGAATACGATTCATGTATCATGGAAAGACGGAAAAAAAAGAATTGAAAAAAACGCAAAACAGATAATAGACCGTAAAGAACTGGTAGATACCGTTCCCTGCGTGCTTTTTTGCCACGACGATCTGGATTTTGCCATCGGCACGCCGGAACGCAAGAGGTTTTTCATAGACCAGTCTTTGTCGATGTACGACAGTTCTTATATCGACATACATCGGCAATACAAAAAAATACTGAAAAGCAGAAACTGTCTGTTGAAAGATAAAAAAGCCGATTTGCTTGACGTTTTGGATGTTCAGCTGGCTCAAACCGGATTGCAGGTGATTCAAAAACGGCGAAAAACAATAGCCAATTTCAACCAGGTTTTTGCTCGACTATATCAGGAAGTGTCGGGAATTTCCGGAGTGCATATCGAGTATTCTCCGTCCTGGAAAAGCGAAGACGAACATTCGATTGTTCAACAGCTCATTGAAAGACGGGAACAGGATTTGTTGATAAATACGACATTAACCGGCCCTCATCGGGACAGAATTCGATATGTGATAGGAAAAACGCCGTATGTGCCGACAGCTTCTACCGGACAGAGAAGGCTTTTATCGTTGATTTTAAGAACGGCTCAGGCTCAGTTCTATACGGAGCTTACGGGACGCCTTCCGGTTTTACTGATGGACGATGTCATGCTTGAATTGGATCCGGACAAACGGCAGCGATTTACTTCCGTGCTTCCGGAATACGATCAATTGTTTTGCACATTTTTGCCGGGAGAGCCGTATGAGCGGTATAAACGTTCGACAACTCGCGTATTCGATGTGAGCGGAGGAGAATTTAATGTGCGCTGA
- a CDS encoding DUF721 domain-containing protein: MCADYRKAADLVSALFDGMMNKEMNQSMSFIRGWKSVVGDKLAAHSKIIDLDRGSIIVEVDHPGWSQQILLQKKRIVSSLSRSFPELQIQNIQIRVLSECSTPYVKEATPIGEGLHRNSEEETDVSVNAELPDELQDLFSKLKESIRKGKPKSVKHF, translated from the coding sequence ATGTGCGCTGACTATAGAAAGGCCGCTGATCTGGTTTCCGCCCTTTTCGACGGCATGATGAATAAAGAAATGAATCAATCCATGTCCTTTATCAGAGGATGGAAAAGCGTTGTCGGTGATAAACTGGCGGCACATAGTAAAATAATCGATTTGGACAGAGGTTCCATCATTGTTGAAGTCGATCATCCGGGATGGAGCCAACAGATATTGCTTCAAAAAAAGAGGATTGTTTCTTCTCTTTCACGCAGTTTTCCGGAACTGCAGATACAGAATATACAAATCAGGGTATTGTCGGAATGCAGTACGCCCTATGTAAAAGAAGCGACGCCAATAGGCGAAGGATTGCATCGGAATAGCGAAGAGGAAACCGATGTATCGGTAAACGCCGAACTACCCGATGAACTTCAGGATCTTTTTTCCAAATTGAAAGAGAGCATACGCAAAGGGAAGCCGAAGTCTGTCAAGCACTTTTGA
- a CDS encoding ISNCY family transposase: MKFLKRGKVMENELQKTFERAYFIKGACEGMFTVSECADRLKITQQRVKQLKRAYRTIGAAAFIHGNKGRAPASKIPEEIKKRIVELKQSDAYRTTNFVHFRELLAEYEGIRYSKTTITNILKNAGIKSPKRRRPRKLKQPHPPRPRRECFGELLQADASPYDWLNTGEKYSLHGYQDDATGKITGLYLCKNECLLGYLEVTRQTLENHGIPLNIYPDRVGVFFVNRKDRDKISIEEQLKGKSEAKTQMGEILEELDISLFPAGSPEAKGRIERLWQTLQGRLPTEFRIRGIKTIEEANSFLTQVYIEQFNKQFSVPPAKDDSRFVPLEDTTFLDTLLTARVIRKTNSQGVFSFENFKFVIDAPECRNKQITIVMSEKIGIKAMCGKSFYDIRFCDFYDNRHLYTHMPEVTQILIDKYLRVNAKKDSKVS; this comes from the coding sequence ATGAAATTCTTGAAAAGAGGTAAAGTTATGGAAAATGAATTACAAAAAACCTTTGAACGAGCGTATTTCATCAAGGGTGCATGCGAAGGAATGTTTACTGTTTCTGAATGCGCTGATCGTTTGAAAATTACTCAACAACGGGTTAAACAGCTAAAACGAGCCTATAGAACGATCGGCGCAGCAGCTTTTATTCATGGGAACAAAGGACGAGCGCCTGCATCAAAAATCCCTGAGGAAATTAAAAAACGAATAGTCGAGTTAAAACAGTCTGATGCATACCGAACAACAAATTTTGTTCACTTTAGAGAATTATTAGCGGAATATGAAGGAATTCGTTATAGCAAAACAACAATAACGAATATTTTAAAAAATGCAGGTATAAAAAGTCCGAAACGACGGCGGCCAAGGAAATTAAAGCAACCGCATCCTCCAAGACCACGAAGAGAGTGTTTTGGAGAATTGCTTCAAGCAGATGCAAGTCCTTATGATTGGCTTAATACTGGAGAAAAGTATTCGCTCCACGGATATCAAGATGATGCAACAGGAAAAATCACTGGATTATACTTGTGCAAAAATGAATGTCTTCTAGGATATCTTGAAGTAACACGTCAAACACTTGAAAACCATGGAATACCTTTAAATATTTACCCGGATCGTGTAGGTGTGTTCTTTGTAAATCGAAAAGATAGGGACAAAATAAGTATAGAGGAACAATTAAAAGGGAAATCTGAAGCAAAAACACAAATGGGAGAAATTCTTGAAGAATTAGATATTTCCTTATTTCCAGCGGGATCACCCGAAGCTAAAGGAAGAATTGAGCGATTATGGCAAACACTTCAAGGGCGTTTACCGACAGAATTTCGAATACGAGGAATTAAGACAATTGAAGAAGCAAATTCTTTCTTAACACAGGTATATATAGAACAATTTAATAAACAATTTTCTGTTCCTCCTGCAAAAGATGATAGCCGATTTGTACCTTTGGAAGACACCACATTCCTGGATACGCTTTTAACAGCACGAGTTATTCGGAAAACCAATAGCCAGGGAGTGTTCTCATTCGAGAACTTTAAGTTCGTTATCGATGCACCGGAATGTCGAAACAAGCAAATTACAATTGTAATGAGCGAAAAAATTGGAATAAAAGCTATGTGCGGTAAATCGTTTTATGATATTCGTTTCTGCGATTTTTATGACAATCGTCATTTATATACTCATATGCCAGAAGTCACTCAAATTCTTATAGATAAATACCTCCGAGTAAATGCGAAAAAGGATAGCAAGGTGAGTTAA
- a CDS encoding YHYH domain-containing protein: MKKSLMVLLFLSVCATLTFGHSGRTDANGGHYNRKTGTYHYHNGGKSSTPSEKAKTSETPKTTISSSDVGSKVHVIQDANLRTGPGSTFEILKVIKKDSYVTILSVEGNWANVESEELFAGTAWISTSLLRTEK; this comes from the coding sequence ATGAAAAAGTCTTTAATGGTTTTATTATTTCTGAGTGTATGTGCAACACTAACATTTGGTCATAGTGGGAGAACTGATGCGAATGGAGGACACTATAACAGAAAGACAGGAACCTACCATTATCATAATGGTGGCAAATCCAGTACTCCCTCGGAAAAGGCAAAAACTTCAGAAACACCGAAAACGACAATATCCTCGTCCGACGTAGGAAGCAAGGTTCATGTTATTCAAGATGCTAATTTACGAACAGGTCCAGGGTCAACGTTTGAAATACTAAAAGTGATAAAAAAAGATTCCTATGTAACGATATTAAGTGTTGAAGGAAATTGGGCAAATGTTGAGTCGGAAGAGTTATTTGCTGGCACTGCGTGGATTTCAACTTCATTACTAAGAACGGAAAAATAG
- a CDS encoding PilZ domain-containing protein: MDVLLTPDVISRLDIASVSIHSTNTIQPSVVFAFSKSHISFISKEKPDQFIDPTFVKITTRLDSFSLPVSYETTMQTKTRHWIFTFSYSPDTIEPPLHDTWMTLLDITHVQRLRADVRVSASKKNIDALRMNPMATEVFFHETKLDCSIQNISFSGARLLCIENNLIEGDDKLVLKIPFTSPSEIATLRAVVLRKQIIDIAGTSCVDIAVRFFEPIDLVLRSRLADYFQKQSIEN, translated from the coding sequence ATGGATGTTTTACTCACACCTGATGTTATATCTCGTCTTGATATTGCAAGTGTATCAATTCATAGTACGAACACAATACAACCTTCCGTTGTATTTGCTTTTTCAAAATCTCATATCTCGTTCATTTCAAAAGAAAAGCCAGATCAATTCATTGATCCCACCTTCGTGAAGATTACAACCAGATTGGATTCATTTTCACTTCCGGTATCATATGAAACGACTATGCAAACAAAAACAAGACATTGGATATTCACCTTTTCTTATTCACCGGACACAATCGAGCCGCCTTTGCATGATACATGGATGACCCTTCTCGATATTACACACGTTCAGCGGTTGCGCGCCGATGTACGCGTGAGCGCATCTAAGAAGAATATAGATGCGCTTCGCATGAATCCAATGGCGACTGAAGTCTTTTTTCATGAAACAAAATTGGATTGTTCTATACAGAATATTTCTTTTTCAGGAGCACGATTGCTATGCATTGAAAACAACTTGATCGAAGGCGACGACAAGCTAGTACTTAAAATTCCATTTACGTCTCCCAGTGAAATTGCAACCCTTCGCGCTGTCGTATTGCGAAAACAGATAATTGATATTGCCGGAACTTCTTGTGTTGATATTGCGGTACGTTTTTTTGAACCAATCGATTTAGTACTTCGCTCACGTCTTGCCGACTACTTTCAAAAACAATCTATCGAGAATTAG
- a CDS encoding ArdC-like ssDNA-binding domain-containing protein: MSIRERQITDELFYKKFERTYQNLTLTGKAPWLKEGKIERDIAYNPTSGVIFKGVNALMLEMSAAEQGFKESRWLSESEVNNLKLRVRPGMEPTPIAYVNRYAHATDVHPSTGKAFDEKHPKQKYYYMYNIEQLKEYSLIRESGLTLDRALVQEKIKTVVENTKTNRFPEILDKVSSSAEQKITDEKARLIAQELSRYRMTQEFKGNFIPQAPLLAMKDASIKTHGATLLTTLYHAEVAKDRFISRGMNLENDKVRTVARTRQQEHQQGLSL; the protein is encoded by the coding sequence ATGAGTATCAGAGAACGGCAGATCACTGACGAACTGTTCTATAAAAAATTTGAACGAACTTATCAAAATCTTACATTAACCGGAAAAGCACCATGGCTCAAAGAAGGAAAGATTGAACGTGATATAGCGTACAATCCAACTTCCGGAGTTATATTTAAAGGCGTTAATGCACTCATGCTCGAAATGAGTGCTGCTGAGCAAGGCTTCAAAGAATCCAGATGGTTATCAGAAAGCGAAGTCAATAATCTGAAATTACGTGTTCGCCCAGGAATGGAACCAACACCCATTGCCTATGTAAACCGTTACGCTCATGCAACTGATGTACATCCTTCAACTGGAAAAGCATTCGACGAAAAACATCCGAAACAGAAATACTACTACATGTACAATATTGAACAACTGAAAGAGTATTCTTTAATACGAGAATCAGGCTTAACACTTGATCGAGCACTGGTTCAAGAAAAGATTAAAACAGTTGTAGAGAATACCAAGACAAATCGGTTTCCCGAAATACTTGATAAGGTAAGTAGTAGTGCAGAACAGAAGATAACGGATGAAAAAGCACGGCTTATCGCTCAAGAACTTTCACGTTATCGTATGACTCAAGAATTCAAAGGAAATTTTATTCCACAGGCTCCACTACTTGCCATGAAGGATGCTTCAATTAAAACACACGGAGCTACACTTCTTACAACCTTATATCACGCAGAAGTTGCAAAAGATCGTTTTATCTCCCGAGGTATGAATCTTGAAAATGATAAAGTGCGAACAGTCGCACGAACTAGACAACAAGAACATCAACAAGGGCTTTCACTGTAA